A region from the Misgurnus anguillicaudatus chromosome 7, ASM2758022v2, whole genome shotgun sequence genome encodes:
- the lgals3b gene encoding galectin-3b, which translates to MNPENPTWPGQPPNPALPGQPPNPAWPGQSPNPVWPGQSPNPAWPGQSPNPGWPGQSPNPAWPGQPTNPAWPSPPTNPAWPGQPSDPAWPCQPPNPVWPGQPNQPAPPTWPGQPGQPGAPGWPGPVPQTGPYGIPEPPKPLTVPFEMTLPNGVYNKMLITINGEVKPNAELITIDIKKDNDIALHINPRFNDYGQKIIVRNSLIGGRWGPEERACPSFPFIPGKPFELKILCLDSAFKVAVNKSHLLEYKHRILELNKIKTLRIYNDLTLKSVDVETLP; encoded by the exons ATGAAT CCAGAAAATCCCACCTGGCCTGGCCAACCACCCAATCCTGCCTTGCCCGGCCAACCACCCAATCCTGCCTGGCCCGGTCAATCACCCAATCCCGTTTGGCCCGGTCAATCACCCAATCCCGCTTGGCCCGGTCAATCACCCAATCCCGGCTGGCCCGGACAATCACCCAATCCCGCCTGGCCCGGACAGCCAACTAATCCCGCCTGGCCCAGCCCACCAACAAATCCTGCCTGGCCTGGCCAACCATCCGACCCTGCCTGGCCCTGCCAACCACCCAATCCCGTCTGGCCTGGTCAGCCAAACCAGCCAGCTCCACCAACATGGCCGGGTCAGCCTGGACAGCCAGGAGCTCCAGGATGGCCTGGACCTGTCCCGCAAACTGGTCCTTATGGTATTCCCGAGCCTCCAAAACCACTA ACTGTGCCCTTTGAAATGACTCTGCCCAATGGTGTATATAACAAAATGCTCATCACCATTAATGGAGAAGTAAAACCCAATGCTGAGCT TATCACTATTGATATAAAAAAAGACAATGACATTGCCCTTCATATAAACCCTCGCTTTAATGATTATGGACAGAAAATTATTGTAAGAAACAGTTTAATTGGAGGCCGCTGGGGACCAGAAGAGAGAGCATGCCCATCCTTTCCTTTTATTCCAGGAAAGCCTTTTGAG CTGAAGATTTTATGCCTTGACTCTGCATTTAAAGTGGCAGTAAACAAATCTCACCTTCTGGAATACAAACATCGCATTCTTGAGC